aaGATCTCAagtgtaactttgggcaagtttattaacctcagttttctaatctaaACATTTACACGGATGTAAAGTGACTGTCCTAATGCCAGGTTCGCAGCAGAATCTAAGGTGCTAGCTCTCTCTAGTTCAATGGTTGCAGAAATAGGACATggatgggaggggcacctgggtggctcagccaattaagcattcactttggctcaggtcatgatctcagtttgtgggtttgagccccacattgggctctgtgttgacagcttagagcctgaagcctgccttggattctgtgtctccctctctctctgcccaccccccccccccacacacactgtctctctctcaaaaatgaatgtttaaaaaaaaaaaaaagaaagaaagaactgggaCATCAGAGATTCCTCAGAAGCCAGTCTTGAAACCCCACACCTGGATTTGAGATTACTATTATCAGTCTGgattacagagaaataaaagcctATAAAATCCTTGAAGAATCAGGTTTCAAGGATGTCAACTGGGCGATAATTAGGAGACTTAACAAAGTCACTGCCCCGCCTCCTATGCAACGAAGACAAGCAGCTCTTCTTTATCCCAAGCAAAAGCTTTGGCGTCAACTTCCCTTTTGGTGGCCTCCATCTGCCTGCGTGGGCTTGGAATCCCCTGaaccagagaggaagaagaggaagaaccaCCTCCACTGGGGCAAGAGTCCAAAGCCTGGGATTGGAGTTGTTGGGGTAACTCTTCATGGCACTTGCACCTGGGCTGGGGCAGCATCCTGGACTTCTCGCGGGCGCAGCCCGCCCAACGTTGTCGGTTTGTTGGTGAAGGGGTGCCACTGGCCCTGGATGCTAGGGCTGTCCGTGTGGAAGGGCTTACGGATGCGGATCACTTCCAAGCCCGACTGGTCCGCCAGTTTCTGCACCAGCGTCGCAATCTCCGCCACTGACTTGCAGTGGATGCTCTCCTCGCGCACAGCCCCGTTAACTGGCCGAAgggagggggtagggggagaggaagaggatggaTCAGGGTAAGACGAAAGGAAGGCGAGCCGGcggggcaccccccccccccagatgccGCCCTCCAGCCCTCGTCCGACCCCACTCACGGTACTCGGCCACTACTCTGGGCACACAGCACGGCCGCGAGTTCACGTATATTACGACCCCCGGGTTCCGTCGGGCGAAGTCTGCCACCTCCCTTTCCACGAACTCCCTGAGGAAGCCCAGAAGAGTAAGCACGGCGACCCCCGACCCTGGGCGACCTCTGCCCCGAGAGCACCCCGCGCCCTGCGCCCGGCTCACCTGGCGCCGCGGGACGAGGGCGCATCGCGACTGAGGCTAAAGCTGAGACGCTGCAGCTGCTGCACGTAGCGACCCAGACCGTTGTGGAGGACACTGGCCAGGAAGCGGCTCGGGGTCCCGCGCGCCGTCATGGCTACAGCGCCCAGGCAGCCCAACCCAACCCAACCTCGCGGGACGGGGGCGGGACGAACGCTGGGACTTCCGGTTCCGGGAACACACGCGGCCGGGGAGTTTTGCTTCCGCGGTCATGGCCCGGGGCGTGGGACAGTGACCCACGTTGCGGTCGAGAGGGGCGAGAGGAAGGTGGTGATGCGCGGCCACGGTCGCAAGCGGCACAGCTCTTGGCAGTAGAGTCGAGGGAGGACCCGGGCGCGGGGGCGAGGTGAGCGCGGGAACCGGCGGGAGCCGCCGGGTGGCGCTCTACTTGTGGTGAGTCCTCTTTGAAGGAAGGAGCGGCGAGGAGAGCCTCGAGTTGGGGGCTAGCGCCTTGAGGCCAGGAAGGGCTCAGGCGGCGGTAGAGATGAGGACGACCAGGAGATCCCCTGGAGGGGCAGGAGTGGTAAAGAGATGATCTAGACAAGGCACAGCGGTGAGGGGCAGTGTGGAGGGTCGTAGAGGTGAGGTGGCTGCACAGGGCCATGGAGACAGAGAGCCAGATAGAAGCCCACGGACGTGAAAGGGTCCTGTAGATGGCCATAGATGTGAAGTAGCAATGAACAGGGGCTGAAGAGGATTCAGAGAGATGTTTATGAGGGAGAAGTTGGAAGAAAGAAACCACCTCCAGTGGGCTCTGTAGAGTGCTGCGCCGAGGATCCCTGGGGTCTGACCTAGCGAAGGCCCCCCGAAGGCATTTCAAGTAGTGACTTCCTCGGTTTGACTAGGAATGTGGGTACTCCTTCGAGGTGGGTACCCCCTCCGTATCCTGCTGCCGCTGCGTGGGGAGTGGATGGGTCGCAGGGGCCTGCCCAGAAGCCTGGCCCCAGGCCCTCCTCGAAGACGGTACAGGAAGGAGGCTCTCCCAGCCTTGGAGGTACCAGTGTTGCCTGTAACTGCAACTGAAATCCGCCAATATTTGCGGGCACGTGGGATCCCCTTCCAAGATGGCCACAGCTGCCTGCGGGCACCCAGCCCCTTTGTAAAGGCCTTGCCGCTCAAGGACCAGAATGGTGCTACTGCTTCCTTCAGCCTCTTCATTGACAAGACCACAGGCCGCTTTCTCTGCATGACCAGTCTAGCAGAGGGGAGCTGGGAAGACTTCCAGGCCAGTGTGGAGGGACGAGGAGATGGGGCCAGAGAGGGAGTCCTGCTCAGTGAGGCCCCAGAAGTGGAGGACAGTGAGGAGGTCCGGAGGATCTGGGACCGAGCTGTACCTCTCTGGGAGCTGCCTGAGCCGGAGGAGGCCCAGCTGGCTCGTGTGATGTTTGGCCTTACCAGAGTGACAGATGACACGCTCAGGCGTTTCAATGTGCGGTATTTGCGGCCAGCTCGCAGCCTTGTCTTCCCTTGGCTGTCCCCTGGAGGCCTGGGATTACGAGGCTTGAAGCTACTGGGCGCTGAAGGCCAGGGAGATGGAGTGCACTACAAGGAAACCACCATTCCCCGGCCTGGGGTCTACTGTAATCTGTTTGGATTACCACTGATCAGTCGTCGAGATGTTGAGGTGGTACTGACGAGTCGTGAGCTGGACAGCCTGGCCTTGAACCAATCCACAGGGCTGCCCACCCTTGCCCTACCCCGAGGAACAGCCTGCTTACCCCCTGCCTTGCTCCCTTACCTCGAACAGTTTCGACGTATTGTGCTCTGGCTAGGAGATGACCTTCGGTCCTGGGAAGCTGCCAAGTTGTTTGCCCGAAAACTGAATCCCAAGCGATGCTCCTTGGTGCGGCCTGGAGACCGGCAGCCCCGGCCCCTGGAGGCCCTGAACCGAGGCTTAAGTCTTTCTCGTATTCTGCGTACCGCCCTGCCCGCCTGGCACAAGTCGATCGTGTCTTTCCGGCAGCTTCGGGAGGAGGTGCTAGGAGAATTGTCCAACGTGGAGCAGGCAGCTGGCATCCGCTGGAACCGCTTCCCAGACCTCAATCGTCTTTTGAAGGGACATCGGAAGGGCGAGCTGACAGTCTTCACAGGTGAGCCTTGGGAAATCACTTCTTGGGGTAAGAGGCAGAGGATCAGGTGATGAAACGCATGTGGGTTTGGGCCATGGCAAATGTTAAAGAGGAGGCTTCTCCCAACTTTGAAACCCTTGCTCCGGGTCTTAATTTTAAGGGTAGAACTTTCCTCCCTTACCCAGGTCTGTATTCAACCCCCTGCAGGGCCAACAGGCAGTGGGAAGACCACATTCATCAGTGAGTATGCCCTGGATTTGTGTACCCAGGGGGTAAACACGCTATGGGGTAGCTTTGAGATCAGCAACGTGAGACTCGCCCGGGTCATGCTGACACAGTTCGCTGTGGGGCGGCTAGAAGAGCAACTGGACAAATACGATGAGTGGGCCGACCGCTTTGAGGACCTGCCTCTCTATTTCATGACTTTCCATGGGCAGCAGAGCATCAGGTGAGATTCCAGGGCCGAGGGTTTTCAGAGAATGGGGCTGCAGGAGAACAGATCCCCAACAGAATTTTCAGGAATGCTGGCTTTTCTGCTGGGATGGTCTAGAGACTGCTTGTAACTGACTCTTGaattccttgcttcttcctcttctcaggaCTGTGATAGACACAATGCAACATGCAGTATACGTGTATGACATTTGTCATGTGGTCATCGACAATCTGCAGTTCATGATGGGGCACGAGCCGCTGTCCACAGACAGGTGACACCCTCTTGTGTAGCCTGAACGCACTTGAACACGCGTGTCTTTGTAGGCAGCTGGCCCTTAGGCACACGCTGTGTTCTTGATTTCTGACCTGTGTGCCGGTACACACCACCCTGTGTGTATTTCTGCCTTCACAGACGTGTGGGTTGTGGCAGTGGGAAGTATGGAGAGGAACCTAAGTGTGAGTTCTTGGGTAGAGTGAAGTAGTGTGGGTCTGTGGCGTGGGGAGATGCGAATGAATCAAGAGTGTGTGTATGCTCTTGTGCTTCTGTCTGTGTCCGATAACCTCTTCGCtttgttggggtgggggcaggattGCAGCTCAAGACTACATCGTCGGGGCCTTTCGAAAGTTTGCAACAGACAATAGCTGCCACGTGACACTGGTCATTCACCCCCGGAAGGAGGATGACGATAAGGAACTGCAGACAGCGTCCATTTTTGGCTCAGCCAAAGTGAGTGGCTTTTAGAGGAGCCCAAGCTTAGGAGGGTAGAGGGGGCAGGTGTGACCAGGGATGGCCCTCACTCAGCCTTAAATCATCTTGACTGTCCACTTAGAAGAGGCAGGAGACAGCTGTCGCTGCCTTGGGGCCATGACATGAGGAATACGTGTGCTGGGAATATAAAGGCTGATGATAGTTGGTCCTTTGCCCTCCTTGTCCTCTAAGAGCGCACATCATCCAGTGGGGAAAATAGCAAGACCGTGATTATAACTCAGTATGATAAGAGCTACAGTAGGCAACACAGGCATTGGGGGAGCCGCGAAACATCTGAGTCAGCCTGGGACATCTGGGGAGACTTCTTCACCCATTTGGGGAGAGGAGGTGTCAACAAAGGTTAGATTGAGTTTTGGCAGACAGTAAGTGCTAAATAATCGAATAAATGGGAGGGCCTCCTGGGCAGCGGGACCAGCCCAGTCCTGGAGCTTCCAGGGGTACACTGAGTGCCTGTTACATGGCAGGCCGGCTGGGCACAGGGCATACAGGGTGGGGAGCACAAACTGTGCCACAATGGAACAGACATGGAGCTAGGGAAGAGAGTAACACAGAAGTGGGAAGATGATGGTTCGTTCTTTGTTTATGGGGATCAAGAACGGTCTCTGATAAAGTGtgacattcttttaattttttttttttttttttagcgttttatttttgagacaaggagagacagagcatgaacaggggaggggcagagagagagggagacacagaatctgaaacaggctccaggctctgagctgtcagcacagagcccaatgcggggctcgaactcacggaccgcgagatcatgacctgagccgaagtcggccgcttaaccgactgagccacccaggcgccctaaagtGTGACATTCTGATAGAGACCTGAGTGATAAGAAGCAGGGGTTGAGTGGGGTGGTGGGCTGTGGAAAAGTGTTACAATCAGAGGGAATGGCGTGTACAGAATCTAGGGCAGCAGTGAGTAGTCAAGGAACTGAAGGATTCAGGTGGCCCCAGGTTGTGGTCAGTAGTCCATGGCTTTGCCATTCTGCCCTGGACCCTCAACCTTCCTTTTTACTTCTCATATGTCTTCTCactgctccttcctccttttgCCCCCATCCCCCAGGCAAGCCAGGAAGCGGACAACGTTCTGATCCTACAGGACAGGAAATTGGTAACTGGTCCAGGGAAACGGTATCTGCAGGTGTCCAAGAACCGCTTTGATGGAGACGTAGGTGTCTTCCCACTTGAATTCAACAAGAGCTCTCTTACCTTCTCCATACCACCAAAGAGCAAGGCTCGGCTCAAGAAGGTCAAGGATGACAATGGGCTAGCGACCAAAAAGCCCTCTTCTGGCAAAAAGGGGGCTGTGCCCCAGAACTCTGAGACTTGCTTGGATCAGGCCCACCAGCCCTGCCAGCCAGACCCCTCCAAGCCCTCCAGGTGAAGGCCGTTCAGAGCCGGACACTGAAATGAGCCTGGCCGGACAGGCAGGGGCATAGACTTTTTTAGCCCTCTGCCAAGACTACCTCTGTCCTGTGGGCCTAAGCTAGGGGTCCTCCACGGAGGGGTCTAACCTAGGGCAGAGTTCCATAGTGAGAGACTTGAgaacttcctgtgtgccaggcttcGTTCTAGGTCCTGGGAATACAGCACTGACAAGACAGATGAGCTCCCTGCCTCCCTAGAACCTGCAGTCTGATAAGCAAGACAAGAGAAATAATGAACAAACACAAAACGTATTTTTAGACAGTGAGATACaccatgaagaaaagaaaacagggcaaTACGTACAGCCTAGTGTAGATTAAGGTCGGAACAGATATCTCTAAGCAGAGGACATGGGAGATGGGGCTTAAAGGACTAGGATTGAGCCGTGTGAACATCTGGAGAAAGAGGGATCCAAGCAGAGCGGAAATGAGATAcagaggccctgaggtgggaatgagCAAATTGAGTTCAAAGCAGTGGGTTCAGGCCCCCTGAACGTAGAAGGGAATAGAGGACTTCTTGCCAAACTCAAACCTAGGCTTGTGGAGGCAAAGGGTGACATGGTGGGTACCAGACTCCTCTGTTGCCCATTCTGGACCCTGCCATGAGGTGGCACTTCCTACCATTGATTGGATCCTAGGTGCTTGACCCTGTAGTATCAGGGTCCCAAAGGTGGAAGCTGGCCAGAGAGCCATGGAAGGAAGCGGAGCCCAGAGTGCCTGCCA
The genomic region above belongs to Felis catus isolate Fca126 chromosome D2, F.catus_Fca126_mat1.0, whole genome shotgun sequence and contains:
- the TWNK gene encoding twinkle protein, mitochondrial isoform X1, translating into MWVLLRGGYPLRILLPLRGEWMGRRGLPRSLAPGPPRRRYRKEALPALEVPVLPVTATEIRQYLRARGIPFQDGHSCLRAPSPFVKALPLKDQNGATASFSLFIDKTTGRFLCMTSLAEGSWEDFQASVEGRGDGAREGVLLSEAPEVEDSEEVRRIWDRAVPLWELPEPEEAQLARVMFGLTRVTDDTLRRFNVRYLRPARSLVFPWLSPGGLGLRGLKLLGAEGQGDGVHYKETTIPRPGVYCNLFGLPLISRRDVEVVLTSRELDSLALNQSTGLPTLALPRGTACLPPALLPYLEQFRRIVLWLGDDLRSWEAAKLFARKLNPKRCSLVRPGDRQPRPLEALNRGLSLSRILRTALPAWHKSIVSFRQLREEVLGELSNVEQAAGIRWNRFPDLNRLLKGHRKGELTVFTGPTGSGKTTFISEYALDLCTQGVNTLWGSFEISNVRLARVMLTQFAVGRLEEQLDKYDEWADRFEDLPLYFMTFHGQQSIRTVIDTMQHAVYVYDICHVVIDNLQFMMGHEPLSTDRIAAQDYIVGAFRKFATDNSCHVTLVIHPRKEDDDKELQTASIFGSAKASQEADNVLILQDRKLVTGPGKRYLQVSKNRFDGDVGVFPLEFNKSSLTFSIPPKSKARLKKVKDDNGLATKKPSSGKKGAVPQNSETCLDQAHQPCQPDPSKPSR
- the MRPL43 gene encoding 39S ribosomal protein L43, mitochondrial, producing the protein MTARGTPSRFLASVLHNGLGRYVQQLQRLSFSLSRDAPSSRGAREFVEREVADFARRNPGVVIYVNSRPCCVPRVVAEYLNGAVREESIHCKSVAEIATLVQKLADQSGLEVIRIRKPFHTDSPSIQGQWHPFTNKPTTLGGLRPREVQDAAPAQVQVP
- the TWNK gene encoding twinkle protein, mitochondrial isoform X2 — encoded protein: MWVLLRGGYPLRILLPLRGEWMGRRGLPRSLAPGPPRRRYRKEALPALEVPVLPVTATEIRQYLRARGIPFQDGHSCLRAPSPFVKALPLKDQNGATASFSLFIDKTTGRFLCMTSLAEGSWEDFQASVEGRGDGAREGVLLSEAPEVEDSEEVRRIWDRAVPLWELPEPEEAQLARVMFGLTRVTDDTLRRFNVRYLRPARSLVFPWLSPGGLGLRGLKLLGAEGQGDGVHYKETTIPRPGVYCNLFGLPLISRRDVEVVLTSRELDSLALNQSTGLPTLALPRGTACLPPALLPYLEQFRRIVLWLGDDLRSWEAAKLFARKLNPKRCSLVRPGDRQPRPLEALNRGLSLSRILRTALPAWHKSIVSFRQLREEVLGELSNVEQAAGIRWNRFPDLNRLLKGHRKGELTVFTGLYSTPCRANRQWEDHIHQTVIDTMQHAVYVYDICHVVIDNLQFMMGHEPLSTDRIAAQDYIVGAFRKFATDNSCHVTLVIHPRKEDDDKELQTASIFGSAKASQEADNVLILQDRKLVTGPGKRYLQVSKNRFDGDVGVFPLEFNKSSLTFSIPPKSKARLKKVKDDNGLATKKPSSGKKGAVPQNSETCLDQAHQPCQPDPSKPSR